The Terriglobia bacterium genome contains the following window.
GAGGACATCCGCCAGGCGGTGGAACGCGCCCGCGCCATCGCCCTGCCCGCCGACCGGCAGGTGCTGCACCTGCTGCCGCAGGAATTCATCCTCGACGACCAGCCCGGCATTCACGAGCCCGCCGGCATGGTCGCCTGCAAGCTGGAAGTCAAGGTCCACGTCGTCACCGCCGCCGCCACCGCGACGCAGAATGTCGTGACCGCGCTCAACCGCGCCGGCATCCACGTGGACGACACCATCTTCGAAGCGCTCGCCTGCGCCGATTCCGTCCTCCGCAGCGATGAGCGCGAGCTCGGCGTCTGCGTGGCCGACATCGGCGCCGGTTCCACCGACGTTGCCGTGTTCCATGATGGCGCGGTGGCGCATACCGGCGTGGTGCCCATTGGCGGCGATCACTTTACCAACGACGTTGCCGTCGGCCTGCGCACCCCGCTCGCCGATGCCGAGAAGATCAAGCGCCTCTTCGGTTGCGCCCTGGTCACGCGCATTCCCGAAGGCAACGAGATTGAGGTCACCAGCGTGGGCGATCGTCCCTCGCGCTTGATGTCGCAGCGCCTTCTCGGCGAAATCCTGGAGCCGCGCGCGCGCGAGCTTTGCGAGCTGCTGCGCGATCATCTCCGGCAGGCCGGCGTGCTCGAACTTTGTGCCGCCGGCGCCGTGCTCACCGGCGGCGGCGCGCGCCTGACGCACTTGACCGAGATCGCCGAAACCGTGCTGCGCAAGCCCGCGCGCATCGCTTCGCCCACGCCGATTGCGAAGTTGCCGGCGGCGCTCGCCGAGCCCGAGTTCGCCACCGTCATCGGCATGGTGCTCTATGGATATCGCGCCCGCCTGGCGCACGGTCCGCATGGCGGCGACGGCCTGGGCGCTAAACTGAAAGCGCTGTTCGCACGACGGGGAGCATGATTGAGAAGGGCACGGCGGAACCTGTCCCGAGCTTGTCGAGGGAGTCGTGCCGCTGAGTGTCGAAAAACAATTGGGCTTTAGCCCCTGAGGAAACGATTCCTGGCCACTGGCCACGGACCACTGGACACTGACATGACCGATACCGCAGAAGGCATCCGCATCCATTTCAACGAAGACCCGCGCAACAAGGCCAAGATCAAGGTCATCGGCGTGGGTGGCGGTGGCGGCAACGCCATTAACCGCATGATTGACGCCAACCTCGAAGGCGTCGAGTTCATGACCGCCAACACCGACCTGCAGGCGCTGGAAATGTCGCATGCTCCGGTGCGCATCCAGCTCGGCGTCAAGCTCACCAACGGCCTCGGCGCCGGCGCCAATCCCGAAATCGGCCGCAAGGCCGCGCTGGAAGACGCCGACAAGATCATCGAGGCGCTGGAAGGCGCCGACATGGTCTTCGTCACCGCCGGCCTCGGCGGCGGCACCGGCACCGGCGCCGCGCCCATCATTGCCTCGCTCGCCAGCGAGATGGGCGCGCTCACCGTTGCGGTCGTCACCAAGCCGTTCGGCTTCGAAGGCAAGCGCCGCATGTCGCAGGCGGAGCGCGGCCTGCAGGAGTTGCTCGACTCCGTCGATACCATGATCGTCATCCCCAACGAGAAGCTGCTCGCGGTGGCGCAGAACGCCGGCTTCTTCGAATCGTTTCGCGTGGCCGACGACATCCTCCGCCAGGCGGTGCAGGGAATTTCCGACATCATCACCATTCCCGGCATCATCAATCGCGACTTCGCCGACGTGAAGGCCATCATGGCCGGGATGGGCTATGCCGTCATGGGCACCGCCAACGGCAAGGGCGAGCACCGCGCCACCGACGCCGCCCAGCGCGCCATCGCCTCGCCGCTGCTGGAAGCCGGCGCCATTGATGGCGCGCGCGGCATCCTGATTAACGTCACCGGATCCAGTTCGCTGAAGCTAGCGGAAGTGAACGAGGCCTCCACCATCATCCAGAGCGCCGCCCACGAGGATGCCAACATCATCTTCGGCGCCGTGCTCGATGAAAAAATGAAGGACGAGGTCAAGATCACCGTCATCGCCACCGGCTTCCGGGGCGACAACCACGTGCAGCGCCACGAGCGTGCCGTTTCCGCCGCCGCCGCCGCCATCTCGCAGGCGCGCACCGCATCGGCTTATATCGCGCCCCGGCCGGAGGTCCGCGCCGCCGACCCTCCGCCGCAAGTGCACGTCGAGGCCGCCAAGCCGCCGGTGGCGCCGCCGCCGCCCATCACGCCGCGGCCGGCCGCTCCCCAGCGCGAGACCACCTCCATCGCCGATGTGAAGAGCACCGTCAAAACCAATTACGAGGAAGATGACTTGGACGTGCCTGCTTTCATCCGAAAGCGCAACGAGAGCAGCTAACGGAGTCCCGAAGGTGCGTTCGGCAGTAACGACAAATACAATCAATGAGTTACACGGATTTTTGCTGGACTACTGGTACCATAGAGCATGGCTATCCGGCGGAGTGGGAAAGATCGCAGCCTGGAAGCTAACTTGGCAGGTCTCCGGGCATATCGAAAGCGGGATCCTGGATCCCAGCGCGCTATCGCCGCGTTCGTGGAGGCCGAAGCCAGCCTCGGGGACCCGCTTGAAGGCGAGCCGATCGAGGGCCAATTCGTCGAGGGAAAACTCAAGCAGGGAAGGCACGTGAGGCGCAGCAAGCCGGCCCCTAACCACTGAGCTACGACTCTTTCAGATACCGCAATTCCATGTCGGTGCGCCGCAGGCGCGACGCGATCGCGGTGGCAATCCCTTCCAGCAGATTGAGCGCCAGCATGCGATGCTCCAAGCTGAGCGCGGCGAAGCGCTCCCGGGTCAGCACGTACAGTTCGGCATCGGTGTCGGCGACCGCATCGGCCGACCGCGGCGCCCGGTCCATGAACGCCAGTTCTCCGAAGAAATCTCCCCGCCCGAACGTCGCCAGGTGGTGTCCCGTCCTGCCCTCCAGGGGCATCACGATGCGCACCGAGCCCTTCCGGATGAAGAACAGCTCGTCGCTGGAATCGCCGTGGGAGAAAATCTTCTGGCCGGCTTGGAAGGTCCGTAACTCGGTCCCCGCCTCCAGCGCCGCCAGCGTTTCCTCTTCGCGTTGCCGGAACATGTCCATGTGGCGGATGTCCAGCGGCATCTCTTGCGCGCGCTCCAGGTGTGCCGCCGCCAGGACACGGTCTTCAATCCACTCCAGCGCCTCGTCCAGGTGGGCGAAAATCTTCGCGTGGCGTTCTTGCCTGACGAGTCCCATCTGGGCGAAGTACTCCCGCATGTCCTGGCCGCTGGGCGCCTTCGACGGCATGTGACTGAAGATCACCGAGCCGCTCCGCTCCGACATCATGTCTTCCACCAGCTCCAGCATGTGCGCCGCCGTCAGGTCCACCGACTGCACCCGCCGCATGTCGAGCACGATGTAGTCCCGCTTCTTTAATTCCGCTTCCAGCGCGGTATAAAGCTGGTCGGTGGTGCCGAAGAACAAGCTGCCTTGCAATTCGAAAATCGCGGTTCGCTCGCCGCGCTTTTCCAGCACCGCCATCTCCTCCGGCAGCCGCATTTGTTTGGAGAACCTCTCGTTGCCGTACGACTTCCGCCGCACCACCGCGCCGCCAATCTGTTCCCGTACGAAGAGCAGGATTGCCAGCCCGACGCCCACGCCCGAGGCCGCGATCAGGCCCACCGTCTCGGCCACCACGACGACGGTGACGATCACCACGAAGTCCAGCACTGTCGAGCGCGACCGCAGCAGGCTCAGGCTGTGGCGATCGAACATCCGCACCCCGACCACGATCAAGATGCCCGCCAGCGCCGCGATCGGCACCCACGCGATCAGGCTGCCCAGGATGAGGAACGCGACCAGGGCGAGTATGCCCTCGATGACACCGGAGAGACGCGACTGTCCGCCGCTGGACACGTTGACCAGCGTCGCTCCCATCTGGCCGGAGCCCGGCACGCCGCCGATCGCCGTCGAAGCCAGATTGCCCAAGCCTTGGCCGATCAGCTCACGATTGGAGTTGTGCCGGCTGCGGGTGAGCGTGTCCAGCACCACGCATGTCTTCAAGGTGTCAATGGAGAGCAGCACCGCCAGCGTCAGCGCCGGCGTGATCACCAGGTTGAGCTGCTGCGGGTTGAAAGCTCTGAACGCCTGCCAGCGCACCGCCATCGTCGCCAGGAAACCCACGTTCGACTCGCTCAGCGGGCCGACCACCAGCTTGTTGCCGGCCAGCACCAGCAGCTCGGGGTCTGCCAGCCCGAGCGCGAAGTACGCCAGCATTCCGCAGCTCAGGCCGAGGATTGCCGCCGGCACTTTCTTGGTGACCCGCGGCGCCAGCACCATCACCGCCGTTGTCACCGCGCCCACCGCCAGGCTCTGCCATTTCCACAGCGACGGCGTCAACAATCCTTGCCAGAGCTGATAGCGGCCCGGCACGCCCAGAAACCTCGGTATCTGGCTGAGGATGATGATCAGCCCGACGCCGCTCAGGTAGCCGCTCACCACCGGGTAGGGCATGTACTTAATCAGCCGCCCCAGGCCGATCAACCCGAAGCTGATCTGCAGCAGGCCACAGAACACCGCTACCGCCGCCATGAGCACCAGCGCCGATCCCGGCGTGACGCCACGCTGGGTCAATTCGATCGCGAACGCGGACAGCACTGCGACCGCGGGCGCGCAGGGCGCGCTGATCAGGCGGCGGGTCCCGCCGAGGCCGGCGGCTACCACGCCCAGCGCCGTCGTGCCCAGGATGCCGGCGATCGCGCCTTGGGAAGCGTAGCTCGCCCCCAACGGCGCATAGATCGTCACCCCGAAGGCAATCGCCGAGGGCAGCGCGACCAGCATCGCTGCCAGTCCGCCCCACAAATCGCCGGCACGCCCTGGCGACGGGCGCACGGCCGTCTCGGGCGCAGCTTTCCCGCCGCCGGGCGCGCGTGCTGGCGCAACTGCGGTCTCGCTCATAGGGTCCTGGCTGGTGGAGTATGCAAATTCCGCCTGCTATTTGCAATGGCGGACTGGCGGGATGCGTTTCTCGCGGGGCGCCCTCGGTCGGCTCTGTTGCCAATCTTGATTCGCTGATGGAAATCGCCAGCAATGGCGCGCGTTACGAAAGTCGTTGACCAGCTACAGCTCCGGCGTAAGTCTCTGCATCTCAATATGGTGGAAGACTAAGGAAAGTGGCATCCCAGGAGCAGTTTGGGGTTGAAATCTGACTCGCAACTCTCATACTATCCGGGTAGTTCCAGCCGGAATTTTGTACACGGCGTGCAGTCGGCGCTTTGGTTTATCCGCGCTGGGACACTCTTGCATTACTGGACTCTCGGACATCCATGTCGAAGATAAAAGGCTCTTTAGCGATCCAGGTAGTTCTTGTCATGGCAATCGTAACGCTGCCGGCAGCGAGCGCGGCGGCGGCCACCGTTTCCACCCCGCGCAAGACTTCCAAATCAAAATCGGTTGTTGAAAATTCGGCAACCCAGAAGAAGATCAGCAGCAAGCGGCGGCACCGGCGCCCCAGCGCGTACGTGTGGGTCAACGGCCATCGGCTCAAGCGCAATCGTTACCCCGAGCATTACGTGGCCTCTTCGTTCGTCAGTGAAGACCAGACCACGGCGGACATCACGGCGGGCGAAGACCGGGTGGTGCGCGCAGCCGCCATTGACGCCCTGGGCAATCACAACGGTACCGTGGTCGCCATTGATCCGAACAGCGGACGCGTCCTGGCGATGGTGAACCAGCGAATGGCTCTGTCGGAAGGCGGGGAGCCGTGCTCGACCATCAAGATCGCGGTGGCGCTGGCGGCGCTAAGCGAAGACGTGGTCACCCGGGAAACGAAAATTCAGCTCGGGCGGCGCACGCGCATGGACCTGACGCAGGCGCTGGCGCACTCGAATAACGCCTACTTCGAGGCGCTGGGCCGCAAGATGGGCTTCGAGAAGGTCAGCTACTACGCGCACCAGTTCGGCCTGGGCGAGCTCGCCGGCTGGAACCTTGAGGGCGAACACCTCGGCGTGTTTCCCAGCGAGGAACTGGACCCCCGGCAGGGTGGCGTGGGCCGGATGTGCTCCTTCGGCCAGGGCATTTCGATGACCCCGCTGCAACTGGGCGCGCTGGTTTCCGCGATCGCCAACGGCGGAACGCTGTACTACC
Protein-coding sequences here:
- the ftsA gene encoding cell division protein FtsA, whose translation is CGAPIEHALVGVAGSHIRGVNSQGGISLGSKAREITKEDIRQAVERARAIALPADRQVLHLLPQEFILDDQPGIHEPAGMVACKLEVKVHVVTAAATATQNVVTALNRAGIHVDDTIFEALACADSVLRSDERELGVCVADIGAGSTDVAVFHDGAVAHTGVVPIGGDHFTNDVAVGLRTPLADAEKIKRLFGCALVTRIPEGNEIEVTSVGDRPSRLMSQRLLGEILEPRARELCELLRDHLRQAGVLELCAAGAVLTGGGARLTHLTEIAETVLRKPARIASPTPIAKLPAALAEPEFATVIGMVLYGYRARLAHGPHGGDGLGAKLKALFARRGA
- the ftsZ gene encoding cell division protein FtsZ; the protein is MTDTAEGIRIHFNEDPRNKAKIKVIGVGGGGGNAINRMIDANLEGVEFMTANTDLQALEMSHAPVRIQLGVKLTNGLGAGANPEIGRKAALEDADKIIEALEGADMVFVTAGLGGGTGTGAAPIIASLASEMGALTVAVVTKPFGFEGKRRMSQAERGLQELLDSVDTMIVIPNEKLLAVAQNAGFFESFRVADDILRQAVQGISDIITIPGIINRDFADVKAIMAGMGYAVMGTANGKGEHRATDAAQRAIASPLLEAGAIDGARGILINVTGSSSLKLAEVNEASTIIQSAAHEDANIIFGAVLDEKMKDEVKITVIATGFRGDNHVQRHERAVSAAAAAISQARTASAYIAPRPEVRAADPPPQVHVEAAKPPVAPPPPITPRPAAPQRETTSIADVKSTVKTNYEEDDLDVPAFIRKRNESS
- a CDS encoding SLC26A/SulP transporter family protein, coding for MSETAVAPARAPGGGKAAPETAVRPSPGRAGDLWGGLAAMLVALPSAIAFGVTIYAPLGASYASQGAIAGILGTTALGVVAAGLGGTRRLISAPCAPAVAVLSAFAIELTQRGVTPGSALVLMAAVAVFCGLLQISFGLIGLGRLIKYMPYPVVSGYLSGVGLIIILSQIPRFLGVPGRYQLWQGLLTPSLWKWQSLAVGAVTTAVMVLAPRVTKKVPAAILGLSCGMLAYFALGLADPELLVLAGNKLVVGPLSESNVGFLATMAVRWQAFRAFNPQQLNLVITPALTLAVLLSIDTLKTCVVLDTLTRSRHNSNRELIGQGLGNLASTAIGGVPGSGQMGATLVNVSSGGQSRLSGVIEGILALVAFLILGSLIAWVPIAALAGILIVVGVRMFDRHSLSLLRSRSTVLDFVVIVTVVVVAETVGLIAASGVGVGLAILLFVREQIGGAVVRRKSYGNERFSKQMRLPEEMAVLEKRGERTAIFELQGSLFFGTTDQLYTALEAELKKRDYIVLDMRRVQSVDLTAAHMLELVEDMMSERSGSVIFSHMPSKAPSGQDMREYFAQMGLVRQERHAKIFAHLDEALEWIEDRVLAAAHLERAQEMPLDIRHMDMFRQREEETLAALEAGTELRTFQAGQKIFSHGDSSDELFFIRKGSVRIVMPLEGRTGHHLATFGRGDFFGELAFMDRAPRSADAVADTDAELYVLTRERFAALSLEHRMLALNLLEGIATAIASRLRRTDMELRYLKES
- a CDS encoding penicillin-binding protein, translating into MSKIKGSLAIQVVLVMAIVTLPAASAAAATVSTPRKTSKSKSVVENSATQKKISSKRRHRRPSAYVWVNGHRLKRNRYPEHYVASSFVSEDQTTADITAGEDRVVRAAAIDALGNHNGTVVAIDPNSGRVLAMVNQRMALSEGGEPCSTIKIAVALAALSEDVVTRETKIQLGRRTRMDLTQALAHSNNAYFEALGRKMGFEKVSYYAHQFGLGELAGWNLEGEHLGVFPSEELDPRQGGVGRMCSFGQGISMTPLQLGALVSAIANGGTLYYLQHPTTADGISTFEPRVKRYLDIGPLIPQVSPGMAAAVQYGTAQSVRWNFSEEEVLGKTGTCSNNGTRYGWFASFANTAAGRIAVVVFLEGGRPTFGPKAAEIAGRMYRNLYDHSFFVQTTPAPDKTGVGVTQ